From the genome of Miscanthus floridulus cultivar M001 chromosome 10, ASM1932011v1, whole genome shotgun sequence, one region includes:
- the LOC136490163 gene encoding uncharacterized protein: protein MTLQKCNRVSVCEEVGLDPELQPAVRSHPKPSNNCVINISSNHVAEPRTPINNVNLRGAGATTPNIVSPQATIPKTPLNSTFQSAGTSTPLHVIPKGPSATAVVKISPQGAGSNDKSPICKCNAGKCIVLRKGSEDYYVCPIPKGSGACSYMAPVVAAVNEPTETGTRGDKHLKDNFVEKEDNGNNLDQAQDNNENGSVNPPQPDEKEVHGNNQFKHKTTMQMDQSIILNLMRNKFMETI, encoded by the exons ATGACTTTGCAGAAGTGCAACCGTGTTTCCGTGTGTGAAGAAGTAGGTCTTGATCCTGAATTACAACCTGCTGTTAGGAGCCATCCTAAACCAAGCAATAATTGcgtgatcaacatctcaagcaatcatGTAGCTGAACCTAGAACACCAATTAATAATGTTAATCTCCGAGGTGCTGGTGCCACAACTCCAAATATTGTCAGCCCGCAGGCTACTATTCCTAAAACTCCACTTAATTCCACCTTCCAAAGTGCTGGTACTTCAACTCCACTTCATGTTATTCCAAAAGGTCCAAGCGCTACAGCTGTGGTTAAAATTAGTCCCCAAGGAGCTGGATCTAATGATAAATCGCCAATCTGCAAGTGTAACGCAGGGAAGTGTATAGTATTGAGAAAGGGCAGCGAAGACTACTATGTATGTCCTATACCCAAG GGATCAGGCGCATGCAGTTACATGGCTCCTGTAGTTGCTGCTGTTAATGAACCAACAGAAACTGGAACAAGGGGGGACAAGCATTTGAAGGACAATTTTGTTGAGAAGGAAGATAATGGAAACAATCTAgatcaagcacaagacaacaatgaaaATGGATCGGTCAATCCTCCTCAACCTGATGAGAAAGAAGTTCATGGAAACAatcagttcaagcacaagacaacaatgcaaatggatcaGTCAATCATCCTCAACCTGATGAGAAATAAGTTcatggaaacaatctag